The following nucleotide sequence is from Myxosarcina sp. GI1.
GACGAACAGCTATCGGTAGCCTCTGAGTTGGCAACTCATAAAGCCAAACGCCATCAGCTACAGCAACAACAAAGCGAGTTGACTAACACCAGTCAGCAAAAACAATTATCTCTGGTACAAACACAACAATGTTTAGAAGAGCATCGACGAGAAATAAGTCAACTTGCTAACGAGAAAAATAAATTAAGCGATCGCCTTCCCGAACTTACTCAGCAAGTAGACGAAGCTAAAGAAACCGTAGCTAAAACTAAAGAAAATGCCGATGCGATCGCGGCAGCTTCTGAGGCTTGGGTACAAGAACAGGCGAGTCTCACCCGTGAAGTTACGGCAATTCAAAATACTCTCAACCCCCAGCGTACCGAACAAGCTAGAATTAGTGAAAAGCTGAGTCAATTAGAAACTAGTATTAGCCAGCAAAGCGCGTCGCTGGAAACTACCGAAAGCGAACTTGCTAGCAAACAAGCCGACTTTACAGCCTTATCAAGTCAGGTAAAAGAGGCAACGGCAGAGATAGCAGAACTCGCTCAACAGCTATCGGATGCGGAAAGCGATCGCAGCGTTCTTGAAGAAACCCAACAGCGTCTCTTAAACGAACAGCGAGATAAACAGCGTGCTTTAGATAAATTAGAAGCAACCAAACAGGCGCAGCAAGAAATACAGGGAACTTACGCCAGTAAAATCATTTTAAACTCTAACCTGTCTGGAGTTCATGGTCTAGTAGTGCAGTTGGGACAGGTAGAACCTCGTTACCAATTAGCTTTAGAAACGGCTGCTGGTGGCAGATTGGGTTTTATTGTTGTAGAAAGCGATCGCGTTGCCGCAGAAGGAATCGAACTTCTTAAAAGACAGCGCGCTGGTAGGGCAACTTTTTTACCACTCAATAAAATAAATTCTCCTAATACGGGCAATACAGCAACGATGCGCTTCGGTCGAGGATTTATCGATCTGGCAGTTAACTTGGTAAGCTGTGACTCTCGCTACGATAAGATATTTGCTTACGTCTTCGGTAATACCGTAGTTTATGACAGCCTTGACAATGCGCGATCGCAGTTAGGAAAATATCGCATCGTTACTTTAGAAGGAGATCTTTTAGAAGCTAGTGGCGCGATGACGGGGGGAAGCAAATCTGCTCGTTCTACCCTGCATTTTGGTAACGCTACTACCAAAGAAAGCGATGCAGCCGAAACAATAAAGGATCGCTTGACAGAGTTATCCCGCATCATATCAGGTAATAGTCAAACAATAGCGGATTTAACAGTTCGAGTCAAGAATCTCGGTGAAAATTTAACCGAAGTTAGACAAGTTATCAGGGAAAAACAGCTACGGCAACAACAATTAGAAACAGAAATCAAACGGCTAACGGGTCAGAGAGAATTATATATAAATCAGTTACATTTAAATCGCCAAGAAAGAGATAACCTACAGACTCGTCTACAAAATTTGGCAGCAACTATTCCCAATTTAGAAACTCAATTACAACAATATCAACAACAGCTAGCTAAGTTAGAAGAATCTCATTCTCAAAGCGAATGGCAACAGGTTCGAGCCTTAATTAAAAGTCAAGAAGATAATTTACATCAGCAAGAAATAGAACTCAGACAAACAGAAAGTCATCTGCAAGATTTAACCAATAACCAGCAGCGACTTACTGATAAAGTAGCTACAGCAGAACAATATATAACCGATATTCAAACAGAGCGAGAAACTATTGACGAACAACAAACAAATATTGCTGAGGAACTAAAAGAAATCGAACAAAAAATAGCTGCCACTGAAGCCGAACTGCAACAGCTATCGGAAAAATTAGGAACTACCAAACAAGAGCGCGATCGCAGCGAGCAAAGTCTTAGAGAATGGCGCGAAACTTATCAAAAGCAAGCTTGGCAATTGGAAAAACTAAGAGAAACCCAAAAGGAAAGACAAACTAGCATACAAACTTTACAACATCAAATAGCCGAACGCGAACGCGAACTACCCAATCCCATTCCAGAAATTCCCCAGTTAGTAAATGATATCGAAAGCGAACCAGGAGAGGCAATTGCTTTTAACAATTTAACAGAACAGTTAGAACAATTACAAAAACAAATTCGTAACGGACACAAACGCCTCGAAGCAATGGAACCTGTAAATATGCTGGCGTTAGAAGAATACGAACAAACCGAAGCCAGACTACAGGAACTGTCGGACAAACTAGACACCATTGAAGCAGAAAGAACCGAATTATTACTCCGTGTCGAAAAGTTTACTACTTTACGTTTGCGAGCCTTTAAAGAAGCTTTTGATGCCGTAAACGAAAACTTTAAAATTATTTATGCCGAACTATCCGACGGTGACGGACATTTACAGCTAGAAGACGAAAACGATCCTTTTAATGGCGGTTTAAATCTCGTCGCCCATCCCAAAGGCAAACCCGTACAAAGATTGAGTTCGATGTCTGGGGGAGAAAAATCTTTAACTGCTCTTGGTTTTATCTTCTCCCTGCAAAAATATCGTCCCTCTCCTTTCTATGCCTTTGATGAAGTGGATATGTTCCTCGACGGTGCTAATGTAGAAAAGCTTTCGCGTATGGTGAAAAAACAGGCGCAGGAAGCACAGTTTATCGTCGTCAGTCTGCGTCGTCCAATGATTGAAGCTTCGGAAAGAACCATCGGTGTAACTCAAGCCAGAGGCGCACATACTCAGGTGTTGGGAATTAAGATGAAGTAATTTCGCGCAGAGACACAGAGGCACAGAGAAAAAATGTAATACATTTAGTATTACATTTAATTGTTAGTAAAAACAAGCGATAAATTGCTTTTATAATCAACATCATCACACCAAAATAACATTTGATACCTAGTTTCCAAAATAATTTCTAATGTCACACCATCAATATTTAGTGGGTAAACTGTTGCGGAAATTATAGTTAAATCTTTTAAAGGAAAGCGATCTCCTAAATTAAATACGGGATAATCTTCTATATCTTCTAAATATATTTTTTCAAAGCGGTCATATGTTTCTACAAAACAAAGTCCCTCATCTAAAAAAAATCTATGCCAGCAGTTTTGTTTTCTTAGTTTTATCCAAATGACAAATAAACTAAAAATTTTTGTATTGGCATCTTTTCCTCCTACACAAAATATTTTTTCTATCTTTTTGCCAGTAATATCAGAAATATTGCCTTGATTATCTTGAAATATTCGATTTATAAATTATATACATTAAGCGGATTAAATATTAAAATCATGAAACTTGCGATCGAGCGATGTAAAGAGAGTTATTAATGGTTACGAGAATTAAACTGAAGATAAAGCAGTAGCATAAGAGGAAGCTATTGAAGATACCATAGAACAAGCAACCATGCAAATTTCTAATAATTTGGTTTCTGTTATTAGAAATTTGATTGCTAGTAATAAAGCTTCTTAATAACTGTTAAAAAAATACTTAGAAACGAATCGTACTATGCAAGTTAAACTTCAATTTGTTAAGCGATCGCGCTATAAAATATAAGCAAGCAGCAAAATTCTGAAATTACAATACTATGGTCAAATCGCACTTTAAACCGATCGCATTTCTAAAAACTATTTATTTCTAAATAAAAAAAGCGATCGCGTTATTATTTTCCAGTAATATTAATTCTCTTTATTTATCCAAATAGCTATTTCAATTAATAATTTCAACTAAAGCCGCTTCTAATATTTCAATCAGGCGATCGATGTCTTCTGTTACTTCCGCAAAACAATCGGGTGGTGCTGACGTTGGTTGATAGTTAATTAGTTTTACTTGTCCTTCGCCAATAGCCAAAATCAAAACTTCAGTTTCTGGTTGGTAGCCGTCAATTATGCCTAAAATTTCTTGTATTTGCCCTCTAGTATTCTGATTTAATTTTTCGATATCTTCTTTAGCGCAAACTACAAAGTGAGGCTCAGGCTGTAGATCGATACCGAGAATATGAATATTGTCTGAGTTTTGCCATTCTTGCTGTAAACCCCAAACTAAAGCCGCCAATTGCTTTTGATTTTCTTCTACAAAACGATCTAGTTGCAATCGCCATTTTTGTTGTGCTATTTCTGGTCTATTTTTACCAAATCCAATCATAGTAAAGTTAAGTTATCTGTTTTTGTAGGCGATCGCCAGATGAAAACTACTTGCTCTATAAATACCAGAAATCTACCACATTTCGTTTAAATTCTCTGTTTGATTTCTCGAACTCTAGATAATTTTACAACGACTATTGCGCTACAAATAACAATTCACCAATAAACAATGAACAATAAGCAGTTAAACTCCCATTGTTCATTGCTAACTGCTCATTGCTCATCGTTTTACTCATATCAACTATACTTCGCATTCCATTAGCGCAAACACGATCGCATCAAAACAAAACGCGGGCATAATTGGTAACGGACAAGACATTACCCAGCTAGCAATAATTGCCACGATACTAATAATTACAGCAGCAGTAGCCCACCGCTTTTCTGTATCGGTAAAACCTTTTTCTTTTTTAATTGTCATTAAAATTTTAGAGGGAATTGGTTCTGGCATTACTCCGTTAGGTGGAAAAGCCCAATAGCGATCGTGGCGTTCGCTGATCAAATCCGTCCAACCATTATTATCGCACCATTCTTGTAGCCATTCATCATGAAAGTGTTTCATATTGAAGTTAAAAAAGTAAATTTATTAAAAATTCTTATAAATAAGCAATATTAATTAAAGCTCGATTGATAATTAATCGAGCGTGTAATAAATTTAACAAAATGACTTTTATTTTTGAACTTTCTAGTATTTGTACTTAATAAAGCTTCATTAAATTTAGCCGATGTTAATAAATCGCTTTATAACTAAAATTAGCTTTTTTAAATGAGTAAAAATACCTAAGATTCTATTTTAGCTAAAATTTTCAGTCTTAGTAAATCTAATCATCAATAATTGCATCGCGGTCTAATAATAATAGATTACGCAGGCGATCGCTATCTAGTTTGGTCAACCATTGTTCGCCCGCATTTACAGTTTGTTCTGCCAGTTCTTTTTTACTTTCAATAATGTCATTAATTCTCTCTTCTAAAGTACCAGTACAGACAAATTTGTGTACCTGCACGTTACGTTTTTGTCCGATACGAAATGCCCGATCTGTAGCCTGATTTTCTACGGCGGGATTCCACCAGCGATCGACGTGAAAGACATGATTGGCTCTAGTTAGATTCAAACCCGTACCGCCTGCTTTTAAAGACAAAATAAAAATTCTCGAACCGTTGGGATCGTTTTGAAAGCGATCGACCATTTCCTGTCTGGCTTCGCGACGAGTTGCGCCATATAAAAACAAAACTTCGCTGTTTAGTTTGGTTTCTAGATAGGGTTTTAGCATCTTGCCCCATTCAGAAAATTGAGTAAAGATTAAAGCGCGATCGCCTTCAGCAATAAGTTCGGCTAACATTTCTTCTAAACGCAATAACTTACCAGAACGATTGCCAAAGGTAGCAGAATCGATTTTTATTTTGCCCTTACTTTTTTCGACTAACTCTGGATGGTTGCATAGCTGTTTTAAGCGCAACAATAAAGTAAGAATTAATCCTTTACGTTTGATTCCTTCTGAGTCTTCAATTTCGTTTAGTGATTTATCGACTAACTTCTGATAAAGCTCTGCTTGCTCTGCCGACAGACCACAAAAAACATTCATTTCCTGCTTTTCTGGTAAGTCTTGAATGATGTTTTTATCGGTTTTCAGACGACGCAAAATAAACGGTCTAACTAGAGAACGGAGCGTATTTAAAGAATCGCGATCGCCATATTTTTCTATAGGAATGGCAAATCTTTTTTGAAAGAAAGTCTGTTTGCCCAAAAAACCAGGATTGAGAAAATCTAAGATCGACCATAGTTCTGACAAGCGATTTTCAACGGGAGTACCGGTTAAAGCAATGCGAAATCCTGCTTTTACTTGCCGTACTGCCTGGGACTGTTTGGCAGCAGAATTTTTAATATTTTGAGCCTCGTCTAATACTACTCCCTGCCAATCGATCGCTTCTAAGGTTTTTAGATCTCGATGCACCAAAGAATAACTAGTAATTACCAACTGTTTATCTTTTACTTCTCTAGCAAAGGTTTTTCCTTTACTGCGTTTATCTCCATGGTGAATTACTGTTTTAAGATCTGGAGCGAATTTTCTAACTTCTCGTTGCCAATTATTAAGTACCGAAGTCGGACAGATTAATAGAGTCGGTTTGGTTAAAATATCCTGCTGTTTGAGATTGAGTAAAAAAGCAATCAGTTCGATGGTTTTTCCTAATCCCATGTCGTCTGCCAAACAAGCACCCAAACCCCAGGTTTCGAGAAAAGATAGCCAACCTACTCCTTTAGCCTGATAGGGTCGTAGTTCGCCTTTAAAACCTTTAATGTTGTTGACGGGTTCTACCGCTTTGTTGTCAGTTAAATTATTGATGAGTTCCTTCAAAATTCCCGTAGATTCAAATTTGGTTACGGGCAGTTTGGCTAAAACATTGGTATCGCCAGTAGATAGACGCAGAGCATCTTCTACGCTTAAATTCATCTGCTCGTTAGAATCGCTTAAAACCGCCTGTGCCGCTTTGACATCTGCTGGCTGCAAAGCCAACCACTGTCCTTCAATTTCAACTATGGGCGATTTTTGGTCTAATAAACGCTGAAAATCCTGTTGGGAAACGCTGCGATCGCCAACAGCAATTTCTAGCTTGTATTTTAGTAAGCTTTCTAAGCTTAAACGTTCTCTTTTTTTGGTAGCAACTCCAGCAGTAATTTTGATTCCCAATCTTTGTTCGCTGTCTCCCGATGCTAAACCAGGAGGTAAAATTATGCCCAAACCGCTATTTTGTAGTTGCCAGGCAATAGAACGAATAAACTCGTAAACCTGGATCGGATCTAGTTGACAACTAATCGGATTACTTTGTTCTAAACTGGCTTTTATTGGTGCATAGATACGGCTTGCCAATCCTAAACCTTTTAGTAGTGCAGCTTGAGGGCTTTCGATAGTTCTGCCTTTAACTGTTAGAGAATCATCTTCGCATTGCCAAATAGTAGCTGCTTTAACCCTAAACTCTGCTCGATCTAACGCTTGTAAATAATAATTTAACTGCCAGTCGCTTTGTACGCCATTCTTTTCAGTGACTTCTGGTGGCTGCAACACCAAACAAACCCGATAGCGATCGCGCCCAAAATTATCGTTTTGGCTATTTATTAAATATTCATTTATTGGTAGCGTCCAGTTATACAGTGCCGTATCGAGGCGACTAATATTTTTACGATCGGTTTCCAAGGTACTGGGAAATTCGACAAGCGATCGCAACCAGGGCTGAATCGAGATATTTTTAGTCGCTTTGGCATTAAAATCGCTCCAAGTACGCAGTCTGGCATCTAAAATTACCGACAGCGATCGCAATAATAAAGTTTGCGGTTCTATTGCTGCCTGGCTACCATAAGCCAAACAAGCAGGGGGCATTAAGCGCACAAATCTGGCAAATCTCACCCGATCTGTCTCGCTGTCTAATAAAGGTTGCCAAACGCTTTTAATTGTAGTTCCACGTTCTATCCCTGGTAAATACTTTTGTCTGACAATCAAATCTAAAGTCCAGCGATAAATATGTGTTGCATACTGCAATTCGCCAGATAGATAGTTATTATCTGCCTGTAAAGAATTAAGCGATAGCATTTGTAATAGAGCGATCGCTTCTAAAGGAGTCAAACAAAATCCTTCAACCTGCCAAACCTGTTTTTCTAAACTAGATTCGCTAGCTGCCGATGTACTGTCATCTGCATATACTGGCTGCATTTTGGAGCTTTTACCTGTAACGGTAGGTATAGCAATTTGTTTTGTTGTCCAAATATCTTTTAGTTTGCTGTTTAAAACTCGTTCTAAGGACAAATTATTCTTGGTAAAAAAGTCCGATAATTCTGTTTCGGACAAACAAAAAGGGTGAACTAGGCTTCCTTCCGCATCACTTATAGAATCAATATTAACCAGCGATCGCCAAGTCTCACCCCAGACAAAAAAGCAATCTCGTTCGCAATCTATAAGCCAACTACCGTGAATGACTGTCATATAAAATCAAAAATTAACTACAAAAATATTCGTTAAGATCTAAAAAAACCAATTTATTATGAGCCAGAAAACCAATAGACGCATTTTCCTAATCGGCAGTGCAGCAGCAGCAACAGCTATCGGTACGAAAGCTCTAACCAAACAGCAAAAGCGAGCCGTCTCGATGCCAACGACTTCTACTATGCCCGAAAGAGTATTAGGCAGAACTAATGTTAGTCTACCAATTTTTGGGCTGGGAGGAGCGGGACAAACCCCAATATCTCAAAGCGGACGAGAACCAGAAGCGATCGCTTTGATTGAAAAAGCTTTAGAATTAGGCATTCGCTATTACGATACCGCAGCTAATTACGGTCCGTCGGAAGCGCATTATGGCAAAGTCTTACCCCCATATCGCGATCGCATCTACATTAATAGTAAAACCGACGCTAGAGACTATGATAGTGCCTGGCGCGAACTGGAGCGATCGCTCAAACGTCTCAACACAGACTATCTCGATTCCTGGCAACTCCACCACGTTTCTTTTACCGAAGAATTAGACGAGATTTTTAGCGACAGTGGGGCAATAAAAGCCGTAGAACAAGCAAAAGAGCAGGGATTGATTAAATTTGCGGGAATTACAGGTCATCACGAACCAGATATTATTGCCGAAGGTTTGCGCCGCTACGACTTCGATACTACTCTAATTTCTCTCAATGCTGCCGACGTACATCATCCCCGTCCCTTTTCCTCTACCGTCTTACCAGTGGCACAGGAGAAAAATGTTGGTGTAATTGCTATGAAAGTACCTGCTTACGGACGATTACTAACTTCTGGCATTCTGAAGGGCATGGAGCAAGCAATGGGCTACAGTCTTTCCCTACCTGGAGTACATTGCTGTATTATTGCTGCCGAAGATCCCGCACAGTTAGAGTCTAATTTTAGAGTAGCGCAGAACTACCAGTCTTTAGATGCCGAAGCCATGCAGGCGATCGAACAGTTAACCATTAATGCAGGTGAAGACGGGGCATTTTTCCGCAGGTGGACGTAAAAAAAAGTAAAAAGTAAAAAGTAGCAAGTTATGCTTTATGCTTTAGAGAATAACAGGAGACTAAGAGACTTGGGAATTTCTCTACTAGATACTTCTACTGTCTCCGCGTCACAAAAAATCTTTCCTGTTATCTATTAGCGATCGCTGTTTATCACCCGATGAATATTTAACACGTCGCTCATCTTTTGAATTCTCTGTAAGATGTATTCAAACTGTTGGCGATCGCGGATATCCAAACTTAGAGAAATTAAAGCTGGTCGATTGCGACTGGTTTTAACTCCTGCATTACGAATGTTGATTCCGCGATCGCTCAACCGAGCTAAGATATCTTTTAGTACCCCGACGCGATCGAGTGCTTCGATTTGAATGTCTACAGGATAGGTCAAAACCTGTCCTCGTTCGTCGTTGGAATTCCAGCTAACGGGTACCAAACGTTCTCCTGGTACTTTTTCTACATTGACGCAATCTTGGCAGTGAATGGAAATGCCGCGAGCATTTTGAGTTACCACACCTATGATTGATTCTCCAGGCAGGGGCTTGCAACAGCCTGCCAGGTGATGCAACAGACCTTCTACGCCGATAATCGGTGAATTGCTATTAGAACTAGAGGGAGCAACGCGATCGTTAGAAACCGATATTTCAGTATCGAGTTCCGATTCAACTTCTTCTACTGGCTGCTGTTCTTTAACTACATCTCGTAGGCGATTGACAACCTGATTTAAAGTTATCTCTCCATAGCCTAATGCTGCTAGTAAGTCATCTACAGATAAATAGTTGCAGCGCTGGGCTACCGTTTGCATCGGTTCGGATTTTAACAGCGAATCCAAGCCACTTTTACCCAACTCTTTTTCTAATAGCTCTTTACCGCGAGCGATGTTTTCATCCCGATGCGATCTTTTGTACCATTGGCGAATGCGATTGCGTGCTGAGGGAGTGACGACAAAGTTGAGCCAGTCCAAACTGGGATGGCTGTTTTTTTGCGTAACAATTTCGACAATATCGCCATTTTCTAAAGGTTGAGATAGCATCGTCCAGCGTCCGTTGACTCTCGCCCCTTTCATGTGATTGCCTACCTCGGTATGGATGCGATAAGCAAAATCTACGGCTGTAGATCCATGTGCCAGAGCGATAACATCTCCGTTAGGAGTAAAGACATAAACATCGTCTTCAAATAAATTGTCTTTGAGGCTGTCGATATATTCTTGAGCATCTTTAAGATCGTTTTGCCATTCTAAAAGCTGCCGTAGCCAGGTAAACTTGTCATCATCTGAAGATACCTGTAGGTCGCTCGAACCTGATTCTTTATACTTCCAGTGAGCGGCAATTCCATATTCGGCAACGTGGTGCATTTCCATCGTCCGAATTTGAACTTCGATCGGACGACCGTTGGAACCGACGACGGTAGTATGAAGAGATTGATAGCGGTTTGGTTTGGGCAAACCAATATAGTCTTTAAAACGTCCTGGGATTGGTTTGAAAGCATCGTGAACTACCGCTAAAGCGCGGTAACATTCCTCATTAGTTTCGACAATAATTCTAAAGGCAGCAATATCGTAAATTTGACTGAATTCCTTATGCTGCCGCTGCATCTTTTGGTAAATGCCGTAAAGATGTTTTGGTCTGCCTTGCAGTTCTGAAATTCTAATTTTTAGTTTTTCCAGACGCGATCGCAATGTTTCTGTTACCCAAGCAATTCTCGCTTCGCGATCGGCGCGGCGTTCGGCAACTAAAGCTTTTATTTGCTCGTAAGCTTCTGGTTCTAAGTATTTGAAGCATAAATCTTCTAATTCCCATTTAAACCGACCAATTCCCAATCTATTGGCTAGAGGAGCAAATATTTCTCGCGTTTCCAAGCTGATGCGCTTTTGCTTTTTAGGATCGAGATGCTCTAACGTCCGCATATTATGCAGCCGATCTGCTAGCTTGACCACAATCACGCGGATGTCGGTTGCCATTGCTAAAAACATCCGCCGAAAATTTTCAGCCTGGCGTTCGGTCTTACTAGAAAAATTAAATTTAGAAAGCTTGGTTACGCCCTCTACTAACTGCCGTACCTGAAGACCAAAAAGTTCTTCAATTTCCTCTAAAGTTACCTCGGTATCTTCGACAACATCATGCAAAAAACCAGCCGCAATAGTGACGCTATCACCTCCTAAGTCCCTTAATAAGCCAGCTACGGCAACTGGATGAGCAATATAAGGAGCTCCAGATTTTCGGTATTGACCTTCGTGCAATTTATAAGCAAAATTGAAGGCGCGACAAATTAAATCGGCATCCGTCTGGTTGCTGTCCGACTTTTGTTGGAGCAAACACGCTTGTAACCAATCAGGAAGTTCTAGTTCTGTTTTTGGAGTTTCGGCGAGATAGATGGCAGTCATAAATTGGTGGTGGTGGCTGGGTTATCTGCAAAAGGAACGAGAATTAATTGTTTAAAATAAAAAATATTTTAGATGAATAACTATTTTTAAAATTCTCGAAAGCCACTAATTAGTTAGGTTAGAGCTTGATAATAGATAATAAAAGTATAAATCAAACGAAGAAACGGCGGTATTTGAGAAAATCTCTAGCTACAAGAGCAAATGCTCGCAGATTCTTTAAAGTTCGATTTTAAATAATTAACGATAAAAACTTCATTATAATATATTTTGTCGTTAAGATGACAGTATAAAAGTCAAGCTTGTTTAACAAAATTTTACCGTATTCAGTCTTTAAAATGTTATCTGCACCACAACAAAAAGCATATCAGGAATTTTTAGTTTTATTAACAAAATTTAAAGAGAACTTTAAAGACGATGCACAAAAAATCAACCCAACCACAACCAAAGAACGCTTTAGAAAAATACAGCAGTGGTTTGAGGAAAAAATAGCTCACTCAAGCGCGGAACATTTAGCCGAAGTGGAGATCGCACCTAGCTGGCAAGCCATACAAAGAGAACTAATTAGAGAATTTCGTTTATTATCGACAGATGTAATTTTTTTAGCTTCCGCTCGTCAAACTGCTACTAAAAAAGCGAGATTGCAGAGCATAGATACTCGCATAGATAAACTTATTAACTACTGTCAAACCATGATTTCTCAAGAAAAATTGTAGCAGCGCGACAAATTATCGATGAGCAATTTCGGGTGGTCAGCATTCGGAGGAAACCTCCGAATTATGCCCTCACAATGAGCAATGAGCAACGAAGCACTAAACACTGTTCATTGTTCGCTGTTCATTGATAAGCTATCTACAGCCTATAGAGTCTCTAGTGTTAACACCTGTTTTAGAATTTTCGCCAGAAGCGTCAGCACATAGTTGTTTAATCTGCCATTTTTCTAAAACTGCATTAGTAAAATCAGCCCCTTTTATCTTAGTTCCTTCAAATGTAGAAAATGAAAGAACTGCCTCTTCAAAAATAGCATCGCTCAAATTGGCACCATCAAAATTAGTCAAATAAGCAAACCCATAGGTAAAGTCAACACCGCTGAGATTGGCATTAGACAGATTGGAAGCGTTAAATACCGCTCCTCGAAGATTGGCGTTACTAAAATCGGCATCTTCTAGCTCGACTTTGGCAAAATCAACACTCTCTAGATCCTTACCAGCAAAATTTTTGTTTCGGAGTTCGTCTTTAGTAAACTCACTGAAAGCAGAAGGAGTAACAGAAGTAGAACTTGCTCCAAGAGCGGGCAGGGGAAAAGCTAACACGATTAACAACAATAAACAAGCACTTAGGCGAAGAAAATATTTCATAGATATACTAAACTTTCCGACAAATCTAACTTAATAGAGAATACAATTTTAGATTGTAAATCTTTTCTGACAACGCAACTGTTGCAATCGCAAGTACCAATAATGATATCTGGCAAGAC
It contains:
- the smc gene encoding chromosome segregation protein SMC, whose amino-acid sequence is MVHIKRVELSHFKSFGGTTKIPILPGFTVVSGPNGSGKSNILDALLFCLGLASSKGMRADRLPDLINHKYSSNGNSKGTETVVSVTFDLSDLGDLSDTVAAASEVTLVSSEELKAVENNGNGNGHHYEAESELKTETSEVRETKDSNKVVAISNNGVWEWKVTRRLRVGKNGNYSSTFYINDAVATATEVHEQLEKLRIYPEGYNVVLQGDVTRIITMNSRERREIIDELAGVAAFDRKIQQTRNTLDKVREKAEKCQIIAQELVANRDRLAADRVKAEKYRKLKEKIQEKQQQEIVLVWRSLQQQQQELQAAFSKGENTTVRLTTELEKLNTDIKEKTVQLEELNAKVKALGEDEQLSVASELATHKAKRHQLQQQQSELTNTSQQKQLSLVQTQQCLEEHRREISQLANEKNKLSDRLPELTQQVDEAKETVAKTKENADAIAAASEAWVQEQASLTREVTAIQNTLNPQRTEQARISEKLSQLETSISQQSASLETTESELASKQADFTALSSQVKEATAEIAELAQQLSDAESDRSVLEETQQRLLNEQRDKQRALDKLEATKQAQQEIQGTYASKIILNSNLSGVHGLVVQLGQVEPRYQLALETAAGGRLGFIVVESDRVAAEGIELLKRQRAGRATFLPLNKINSPNTGNTATMRFGRGFIDLAVNLVSCDSRYDKIFAYVFGNTVVYDSLDNARSQLGKYRIVTLEGDLLEASGAMTGGSKSARSTLHFGNATTKESDAAETIKDRLTELSRIISGNSQTIADLTVRVKNLGENLTEVRQVIREKQLRQQQLETEIKRLTGQRELYINQLHLNRQERDNLQTRLQNLAATIPNLETQLQQYQQQLAKLEESHSQSEWQQVRALIKSQEDNLHQQEIELRQTESHLQDLTNNQQRLTDKVATAEQYITDIQTERETIDEQQTNIAEELKEIEQKIAATEAELQQLSEKLGTTKQERDRSEQSLREWRETYQKQAWQLEKLRETQKERQTSIQTLQHQIAERERELPNPIPEIPQLVNDIESEPGEAIAFNNLTEQLEQLQKQIRNGHKRLEAMEPVNMLALEEYEQTEARLQELSDKLDTIEAERTELLLRVEKFTTLRLRAFKEAFDAVNENFKIIYAELSDGDGHLQLEDENDPFNGGLNLVAHPKGKPVQRLSSMSGGEKSLTALGFIFSLQKYRPSPFYAFDEVDMFLDGANVEKLSRMVKKQAQEAQFIVVSLRRPMIEASERTIGVTQARGAHTQVLGIKMK
- a CDS encoding DEAD/DEAH box helicase; translation: MTVIHGSWLIDCERDCFFVWGETWRSLVNIDSISDAEGSLVHPFCLSETELSDFFTKNNLSLERVLNSKLKDIWTTKQIAIPTVTGKSSKMQPVYADDSTSAASESSLEKQVWQVEGFCLTPLEAIALLQMLSLNSLQADNNYLSGELQYATHIYRWTLDLIVRQKYLPGIERGTTIKSVWQPLLDSETDRVRFARFVRLMPPACLAYGSQAAIEPQTLLLRSLSVILDARLRTWSDFNAKATKNISIQPWLRSLVEFPSTLETDRKNISRLDTALYNWTLPINEYLINSQNDNFGRDRYRVCLVLQPPEVTEKNGVQSDWQLNYYLQALDRAEFRVKAATIWQCEDDSLTVKGRTIESPQAALLKGLGLASRIYAPIKASLEQSNPISCQLDPIQVYEFIRSIAWQLQNSGLGIILPPGLASGDSEQRLGIKITAGVATKKRERLSLESLLKYKLEIAVGDRSVSQQDFQRLLDQKSPIVEIEGQWLALQPADVKAAQAVLSDSNEQMNLSVEDALRLSTGDTNVLAKLPVTKFESTGILKELINNLTDNKAVEPVNNIKGFKGELRPYQAKGVGWLSFLETWGLGACLADDMGLGKTIELIAFLLNLKQQDILTKPTLLICPTSVLNNWQREVRKFAPDLKTVIHHGDKRSKGKTFAREVKDKQLVITSYSLVHRDLKTLEAIDWQGVVLDEAQNIKNSAAKQSQAVRQVKAGFRIALTGTPVENRLSELWSILDFLNPGFLGKQTFFQKRFAIPIEKYGDRDSLNTLRSLVRPFILRRLKTDKNIIQDLPEKQEMNVFCGLSAEQAELYQKLVDKSLNEIEDSEGIKRKGLILTLLLRLKQLCNHPELVEKSKGKIKIDSATFGNRSGKLLRLEEMLAELIAEGDRALIFTQFSEWGKMLKPYLETKLNSEVLFLYGATRREARQEMVDRFQNDPNGSRIFILSLKAGGTGLNLTRANHVFHVDRWWNPAVENQATDRAFRIGQKRNVQVHKFVCTGTLEERINDIIESKKELAEQTVNAGEQWLTKLDSDRLRNLLLLDRDAIIDD
- a CDS encoding aldo/keto reductase; translated protein: MSQKTNRRIFLIGSAAAATAIGTKALTKQQKRAVSMPTTSTMPERVLGRTNVSLPIFGLGGAGQTPISQSGREPEAIALIEKALELGIRYYDTAANYGPSEAHYGKVLPPYRDRIYINSKTDARDYDSAWRELERSLKRLNTDYLDSWQLHHVSFTEELDEIFSDSGAIKAVEQAKEQGLIKFAGITGHHEPDIIAEGLRRYDFDTTLISLNAADVHHPRPFSSTVLPVAQEKNVGVIAMKVPAYGRLLTSGILKGMEQAMGYSLSLPGVHCCIIAAEDPAQLESNFRVAQNYQSLDAEAMQAIEQLTINAGEDGAFFRRWT